In Nocardioides jishulii, the DNA window CGGGGGAGCCGGCAACTTCGGCCGTGCGATCCCCGAGGCCGTCAGGCTCGGTCACCGCGTGGGCGGCCTCTACGACGAGGCCGAGGAGCGCTTCGTCGCGGACGCGCTCAACCGCCAGGTGGGGGAGGACCTGACCCGGCAGGGGTTCTTCGCCTGCCGCCCTGACCTGGAGCTGGAGCTGGTGCGCTCGATCGGCGCCGTCGAGATGGCGCCCCTGTTCGAGGCCAACGGCGACCTGAAGACCTTCCGCAACTTCCAGGACCAGCCGAAGTACCGCGACGCGGACGTGCTCGAGCAGCTGCGCCGCTTCATCGGCGCCAACGGGGCCCGCAAGGCGAAGTACGCCGCCGTGATGGCCGAGGCCGTGGACTTCGGCGCCGTCCCCGAGCCCCTCGAGGGCCTGGTCAACTGGATCTGGAGCGCCTGAGCTTCCTGCATCCGTCAGGCGTGCGACTGGCTCGAGCTCGGAGCCACGAGGCTCGGCTCGAGCTCCAGGTCGGGCACGAGCTCGAGCAGGAGCTCGCGCACGCGGGCGTCGAGGTCGGCGACGATGCGGCGTACGGTCGCCTCGTCCTGACCGCCCGGATCGTCGACGGGCCAGTCGCGGTAGGTGACGCCGGGGACGTAGGGGCAGGTCTCCCCGCAGCCGAGGGTGATCGCCAGGTCGCTGGCCGCGATCATCGCGCGCGTCAGGTCCTTCGGGTGCTCGCGCGAGGTGTCGAGGCCGAGCGCCTGCAGGGCGTCGGCCACCTCGGGGTGGATGTGGTCGCCCGGCTGCGTGCCGGCGGAGACGGCGACGACGCGGCCCTGGGCGTAGTGCTCGGTGAGCAGGCGGGCGGCGACGGAGCGTCCGCCGTTGCGTACGCAGGCGAAGACGACCTGCGCGACGTGGGCCTCGGGCGTCGGGCTGGTCACGGAGTCGCTCCTCGGGTGTCGGGGAAGAAGCGACGGGCCCAGAGGCTGACGTAGACGAGGCCGACCAGTACGGGCACCTCGATGAGCGGCCCCACGACTCCGGCGAGGGCCTGTCCGCTGGTGACGCCGAAGACCGCGATCGCGACCGCGATGGCCAGCTCGAAGTTGTTGCCGGCGGCGGTGAAGGCGACGGTCGTGGAGCGGGCGTAGCCCAGCCCGACTCGGCGCGCGAGCAGCAGCGACCCGGCCCACATGAGCGCGAAGTAGACGACCAGCGGCAGCGCGATGCGAGCGACGTCCAGTGGTTGGCGGGTGATGGTCTCGCCCTGGATGGCGAAGAGGACCACGATCGTGAAGAGCAGTCCGTAGAGCGCCCACGGCCCGATGCGCGGCAGGAAGCGGGCCTCGTACCAGTCGCGGCCGCGTCGGGCCTCGCCGATGCGGCGGGTGAGGTAGCCCGCCACGAGCGGGACGCCCAGGAAGACGACGACGCTCCACGCGATCAGCCACGGGGAGA includes these proteins:
- a CDS encoding TOPRIM nucleotidyl transferase/hydrolase domain-containing protein, yielding MPKPITILVEGESDKAAVVALAPRLGVDLAAEDITVTVIGGAGNFGRAIPEAVRLGHRVGGLYDEAEERFVADALNRQVGEDLTRQGFFACRPDLELELVRSIGAVEMAPLFEANGDLKTFRNFQDQPKYRDADVLEQLRRFIGANGARKAKYAAVMAEAVDFGAVPEPLEGLVNWIWSA
- a CDS encoding low molecular weight phosphatase family protein, with protein sequence MTSPTPEAHVAQVVFACVRNGGRSVAARLLTEHYAQGRVVAVSAGTQPGDHIHPEVADALQALGLDTSREHPKDLTRAMIAASDLAITLGCGETCPYVPGVTYRDWPVDDPGGQDEATVRRIVADLDARVRELLLELVPDLELEPSLVAPSSSQSHA